A genomic stretch from Anaerolinea thermophila UNI-1 includes:
- a CDS encoding AAA family ATPase has translation MKRIQECLPEVPTDGAHRDTRIQYDNCVSNCPVCGGIGYVRAEVPLGDPRFGKIERCPNAAALDIQRMKADPRIGITERDFELSFENIRPVSPITQVVVDIKPLVLSRASKTPKGAFVLIVGTPGIGKSLFLRTVVAVAVSSGITGAYANLAYTLDDLRRAYDMPNAGEELEERFIWWQNLDILALDEFDKANSTPWARERIHMLMDARYRLAVEGRGLTLVASNSEPMDDYLMSRFRDQRVGRVYRLNGQDIRTRTRELKLKW, from the coding sequence ATGAAGCGGATACAGGAATGCCTGCCTGAAGTACCGACGGATGGTGCACATCGGGACACGCGCATACAGTACGACAACTGCGTGTCGAACTGCCCGGTCTGCGGCGGGATTGGTTATGTGCGGGCTGAGGTGCCGCTGGGCGATCCGCGCTTTGGCAAAATCGAACGCTGTCCGAATGCGGCGGCGCTGGACATCCAGCGGATGAAAGCCGATCCGCGGATCGGGATCACCGAACGGGATTTTGAGTTGTCTTTCGAAAACATTCGTCCGGTATCGCCGATCACCCAGGTCGTGGTGGACATCAAGCCGCTGGTGCTCTCACGGGCGTCCAAAACGCCGAAAGGTGCATTCGTGCTGATCGTGGGAACGCCGGGGATCGGCAAGAGCCTGTTCCTGAGAACGGTGGTAGCGGTGGCAGTTTCCAGTGGGATTACGGGGGCTTACGCGAACCTGGCCTACACCCTGGACGACTTACGCCGTGCTTACGATATGCCCAATGCGGGAGAGGAACTGGAAGAACGCTTTATCTGGTGGCAAAATCTGGACATACTGGCGCTGGACGAATTCGACAAGGCGAATTCCACCCCGTGGGCAAGGGAGCGGATCCACATGCTGATGGACGCCCGTTATCGTCTGGCGGTGGAAGGCAGAGGGCTGACTCTGGTGGCGTCCAACAGTGAACCGATGGACGATTACCTGATGAGCCGCTTCAGAGACCAGCGGGTAGGGCGGGTGTACCGTCTGAACGGGCAGGATATTCGCACCCGGACACGGGAACTCAAACTGAAGTGGTGA
- a CDS encoding helix-turn-helix domain-containing protein, which translates to MRHSKKSVLGEVCMQQEMMGNQRLSVIPARAVSDPELSDGAFRTLAALGMFGDRNGWCYPSYATLAQIRGLSKSAIAKHITELVERGYLNIHHRFDEVSGAQRSSMLQIRFDYEPDEPGAGAKKTTKESPPRFRGGNPPYTPEVNGGYTSEVNGGYTPEVNPPYTLKGERLTSHINAPINAPVNGGGGVNDPVDVAETGTPPPPPPPPNPTDDLLNRAEKLYRMVRPSHLMIPRTRWYEDALQVLNQTLDKHNGDYERAAGELRRYAEEADRRNIAPTNLCWLTEWAAAGKVPPPRRGARGNGNGQKAVEERRDRVLQETRKRFGWGSDALVYSFDIERLEKLLELWPLLEARGATDEDTFRMLAWHVEVPVEEIKRRLEVGEGIDLDAEFGFGV; encoded by the coding sequence TTGAGACATTCGAAAAAATCGGTTCTGGGAGAGGTTTGTATGCAACAAGAGATGATGGGCAACCAACGATTGAGCGTGATACCTGCGCGGGCGGTATCGGATCCGGAATTATCCGACGGAGCCTTTCGCACTCTGGCAGCGTTAGGCATGTTTGGAGACCGGAACGGCTGGTGTTATCCGAGTTACGCCACCCTTGCGCAGATTCGCGGATTGAGTAAGTCCGCCATAGCCAAACACATCACTGAGCTGGTGGAGCGCGGGTATCTCAACATTCACCATCGTTTCGATGAGGTCAGCGGAGCGCAGCGTTCGAGTATGCTGCAAATTCGCTTTGACTACGAACCGGATGAGCCGGGTGCCGGAGCGAAAAAGACCACAAAAGAGTCACCCCCCCGTTTCCGTGGGGGAAACCCCCCGTACACCCCAGAAGTGAACGGGGGGTACACCTCAGAAGTGAACGGGGGGTACACCCCAGAAGTGAACCCCCCGTACACCCTTAAGGGTGAACGCTTAACGTCCCATATTAACGCTCCAATTAACGCTCCAGTTAACGGTGGTGGTGGTGTTAATGACCCCGTTGACGTAGCGGAAACGGGTACACCACCACCACCACCTCCTCCTCCAAACCCGACGGACGACCTTCTGAACCGTGCCGAGAAGTTATACCGGATGGTGCGGCCGAGCCACCTGATGATCCCTCGCACGCGCTGGTACGAAGACGCCTTACAGGTTTTGAATCAGACGCTGGACAAACACAACGGGGACTACGAGCGTGCCGCCGGGGAACTGCGCCGGTACGCCGAAGAAGCCGACCGGCGCAATATTGCGCCGACCAACCTGTGCTGGCTGACGGAGTGGGCAGCGGCGGGTAAGGTGCCGCCGCCAAGGCGAGGGGCGAGGGGCAACGGCAACGGGCAAAAGGCTGTCGAAGAGCGCCGCGACAGGGTCCTGCAGGAGACTCGCAAACGGTTTGGCTGGGGGAGTGATGCGCTGGTGTACTCGTTCGACATCGAGAGGCTGGAGAAACTGCTGGAACTGTGGCCGCTGCTGGAAGCGAGAGGGGCAACGGACGAAGACACGTTCCGCATGTTAGCCTGGCATGTGGAAGTGCCGGTTGAGGAGATCAAACGCCGACTGGAAGTCGGAGAAGGGATCGATCTGGATGCAGAATTCGGTTTTGGTGTTTGA
- a CDS encoding ParA family protein, whose protein sequence is MKKARVIAVANQKGGVGKTTTVINLAHWFALHGRRVLVLDLDGQGHIAPGLRLPGGDHLYRFLVHEEEVSNVTVKARENLDIIPNDHTGELAKEHVKQANFREYILDTALEEARERYDLIFLDTPPGADVLHVLALVASDFLIVPANMDFYALNGVGQILKTVRNLKRYPGVTPPVLVGVLPTLFDKLTNETLNNLQSLQQSLGENYILPPIPRDTRLREASSHGQTIWEYAPACQGASGYPGNGEKQCNSSGKVGGYLHIAEILHDIVR, encoded by the coding sequence ATGAAGAAAGCGCGCGTGATTGCAGTCGCCAACCAGAAAGGGGGCGTTGGAAAAACCACTACCGTAATCAATCTGGCGCACTGGTTTGCCCTGCATGGCAGGCGGGTGCTTGTGCTTGATCTGGATGGACAGGGGCACATTGCGCCGGGGTTGAGGTTACCCGGAGGGGATCACCTGTATCGCTTTCTGGTGCATGAGGAGGAAGTCTCAAATGTGACCGTCAAGGCGCGGGAGAATCTGGACATCATTCCCAACGACCACACCGGAGAACTTGCCAAAGAGCATGTAAAGCAGGCCAATTTCCGCGAATACATTCTGGATACCGCACTGGAAGAAGCGCGGGAAAGATATGACCTGATTTTTCTGGATACCCCACCGGGAGCGGATGTCCTGCATGTGCTGGCGCTGGTTGCAAGCGACTTTCTCATCGTGCCTGCCAACATGGACTTTTATGCCCTGAACGGGGTAGGGCAGATTTTGAAAACCGTGCGAAACCTGAAACGGTATCCCGGGGTCACGCCGCCGGTTCTTGTGGGTGTGTTGCCAACGCTCTTTGACAAACTTACCAATGAAACCCTGAACAATCTTCAATCGCTTCAACAGTCTCTGGGGGAAAACTACATCTTGCCCCCGATTCCCCGCGACACCAGGCTGCGCGAGGCAAGTTCTCACGGACAAACGATTTGGGAATACGCCCCTGCGTGTCAGGGGGCATCCGGGTATCCCGGCAATGGAGAAAAGCAGTGCAACAGTTCGGGAAAAGTGGGGGGATATCTGCATATTGCTGAAATCCTGCATGACATTGTGAGGTGA
- a CDS encoding ParA family protein, with product MTKIVTIYNQKGGVGKTTLAVNLAHGLARSGKAVTLMDLAEPPYCHQWFRLPADGSAQRWLKGEEVPRYGTRVGGLYVLTGYQPGVEELMSGKMEVLTPEAVRRERFDALGGDVVVVDGYRYEWKVEEALLGLSDVVLIPHDGGTPLDSTNWTLGECMELRRGGWQGRFYLVGQVERVGDVERLTAIGERADGVVLLTRNERMRQRRTAFETPRVARVMVEYHNLCMWLEKEGCQGR from the coding sequence ATGACGAAAATCGTGACGATCTACAACCAGAAAGGCGGGGTGGGGAAGACCACTCTGGCGGTCAACCTGGCACACGGTCTGGCGCGGTCAGGCAAGGCGGTAACCCTGATGGACCTGGCGGAACCGCCGTACTGCCACCAATGGTTTCGCCTTCCGGCGGACGGCTCGGCGCAGCGCTGGCTGAAGGGAGAAGAAGTACCCCGTTACGGCACCCGCGTTGGGGGATTGTATGTGCTGACGGGGTACCAGCCGGGCGTAGAGGAATTGATGAGCGGCAAGATGGAGGTTTTGACCCCTGAAGCGGTACGGCGAGAGCGGTTCGACGCCTTGGGGGGAGATGTGGTGGTGGTAGACGGATACCGGTACGAATGGAAGGTTGAAGAAGCGCTGCTTGGGCTTTCGGATGTGGTTTTGATACCGCATGACGGGGGAACTCCCCTGGACAGCACAAACTGGACCCTGGGTGAATGTATGGAGCTGCGCAGAGGGGGCTGGCAGGGACGGTTTTACCTGGTGGGGCAGGTGGAAAGGGTTGGAGATGTGGAACGTCTGACGGCCATTGGAGAAAGAGCGGACGGCGTTGTCCTGCTGACCAGGAACGAGCGCATGAGGCAGAGGCGCACGGCCTTCGAGACACCGCGGGTAGCCCGGGTGATGGTGGAATATCACAACCTTTGTATGTGGCTGGAGAAAGAAGGATGTCAAGGGAGATGA